A DNA window from Bradyrhizobium barranii subsp. barranii contains the following coding sequences:
- the rfaE1 gene encoding D-glycero-beta-D-manno-heptose-7-phosphate kinase gives MPTPILDFDALAQAISGRTVLCIGDIMLDEFVYGEVSRISPEAPAPVIAAQRSEIHIGGAGNVARNIASLGARCIFVGLVGEDDAGARLKAALDEQDSIESALVCDPSRPTTRKVRFVSEHFSTHMLRADWEQAVPASDDIETRLIDAILPQIARADIVLLSDYAKGVLTARVIRHTIDAARTLGKPVIVDPKSLNWAIYRGATLLTPNRKEFSEATRSRADTPQSIVDASEDVMRLADCEAILVTQGEHGMTLVPRNGEAVHVPAVPVQVRDVSGAGDTVAAALAVSLAAGADWDTALRMANAAAAVAVGKQGTASVSAAELRRKILPHAYLAAEEKIVLEPDALDAQLAEWRRQDLRVGFTNGCFDILHPGHVKVLTAARGACDRLIVGLNSDASVRRLKGADRPVQDERARAEVLAALEAVDLVVIFEEDTPIDLITRIKPSALVKGGDYTREQVVGHEVVEAAGGAVVLVDILQGFSTTALVHRARGGGK, from the coding sequence ATGCCGACGCCCATTCTCGATTTCGACGCCCTCGCGCAAGCCATCTCAGGCCGTACGGTGCTGTGCATCGGCGACATCATGCTGGACGAGTTCGTCTATGGCGAGGTGTCGCGGATCTCGCCGGAAGCACCGGCGCCTGTGATCGCCGCCCAGCGCAGCGAGATCCATATCGGCGGCGCCGGAAACGTCGCGCGCAATATCGCGTCCCTCGGCGCGCGCTGCATCTTCGTCGGCCTCGTCGGCGAGGACGATGCCGGTGCACGGCTCAAGGCCGCGCTCGATGAGCAGGACAGCATCGAAAGCGCGCTGGTGTGCGATCCGTCGCGGCCGACCACGCGAAAAGTCCGCTTCGTCTCCGAGCATTTTTCCACGCATATGCTGCGCGCGGATTGGGAGCAGGCGGTGCCTGCCTCCGACGACATCGAGACCAGGCTGATCGACGCAATCCTGCCGCAGATCGCGCGCGCCGACATCGTGCTGCTCTCCGACTACGCCAAGGGCGTACTGACCGCGCGGGTGATCCGCCACACTATCGACGCCGCGCGAACGCTCGGCAAGCCCGTGATCGTCGATCCCAAGAGCCTGAACTGGGCGATCTATCGCGGCGCCACGCTGCTCACGCCCAATCGCAAGGAATTTTCGGAGGCGACCCGCAGCCGCGCCGACACGCCGCAGAGCATCGTCGATGCCAGCGAGGATGTGATGCGGCTCGCCGATTGCGAGGCGATCCTGGTCACGCAAGGCGAGCACGGCATGACGCTGGTGCCGCGCAATGGCGAAGCCGTTCATGTTCCGGCTGTCCCCGTGCAGGTGCGCGACGTCTCCGGCGCCGGTGACACCGTCGCCGCCGCGCTTGCGGTGTCGCTCGCGGCGGGTGCGGACTGGGACACGGCGTTGCGGATGGCCAATGCGGCCGCTGCCGTCGCCGTCGGCAAGCAAGGCACGGCCAGCGTGAGCGCGGCCGAGCTGCGGCGGAAGATCCTGCCGCATGCCTATCTCGCGGCCGAGGAGAAGATCGTGCTCGAGCCTGATGCGCTCGACGCACAGCTCGCGGAATGGCGCCGGCAGGACCTGCGCGTCGGCTTCACCAATGGCTGCTTCGACATCCTGCATCCCGGCCACGTCAAGGTGTTGACCGCGGCGCGCGGAGCCTGCGATCGCCTGATCGTCGGCCTCAACAGCGATGCCTCGGTGCGGCGGCTGAAGGGCGCCGATCGCCCGGTTCAGGACGAGCGGGCGCGTGCGGAAGTGCTCGCGGCGCTCGAAGCCGTCGATCTCGTCGTCATCTTCGAGGAGGATACGCCGATCGATTTGATCACCCGGATCAAGCCGAGCGCGCTGGTGAAGGGCGGCGACTACACCCGCGAGCAGGTGGTCGGCCACGAGGTCGTCGAAGCCGCCGGCGGGGCCGTCGTGCTGGTCGACATCCTCCAGGGCTTCAGCACGACCGCGCTGGTCCATCGCGCGCGGGGAGGGGGCAAGTGA
- the rfaD gene encoding ADP-glyceromanno-heptose 6-epimerase — translation MLLVTGGAGFIGSNVVAALNEAGRSDVVVCDLLGSDGKWRNLAKRQLVDIVPPAELLDWLEGRKLDAVIHLGAISETTATDGDLVIETNFRLSMRLLDWSTANAVPLIYASSAATYGDGDAGFDDDASLPALKKLRPMNLYGWSKHLFDLAVAERVARGDKLPPQWAGLKFFNVFGPNEYHKGSMMSVLARRFDDVRAGRVVQLFKSHREGIADGDQRRDFIYVDDVVRVVMWLLATPSVSGLFNVGTGKARSFRDLMLAAYAALGTRPNIEYVNMPEQIRSSYQYFTQSEVDRLHRAGYNGGFTTLEDAVKAYVGDYLDRPDRFR, via the coding sequence ATGTTGCTGGTGACCGGCGGGGCCGGTTTTATCGGATCGAATGTCGTGGCTGCGCTGAATGAGGCCGGCCGCAGCGACGTCGTGGTCTGCGACCTGCTCGGCAGCGACGGCAAATGGCGGAACCTCGCCAAGCGCCAGCTTGTGGATATCGTCCCGCCGGCGGAGTTGCTCGACTGGCTAGAGGGCCGCAAGCTCGATGCCGTGATCCATCTCGGGGCGATTTCCGAGACCACCGCGACCGACGGCGACCTCGTGATCGAGACCAATTTCCGCCTGTCGATGCGCCTGCTCGACTGGAGCACGGCGAATGCGGTGCCGCTCATCTACGCGTCCTCGGCGGCGACCTATGGCGACGGCGATGCAGGCTTTGACGACGACGCCTCGCTGCCCGCGCTGAAGAAACTGCGGCCGATGAATCTCTACGGCTGGAGCAAGCACCTGTTCGATCTCGCCGTCGCCGAGCGCGTCGCGCGCGGCGACAAGCTGCCGCCGCAATGGGCCGGACTGAAATTCTTCAACGTGTTCGGCCCCAACGAATACCACAAGGGCTCGATGATGAGCGTGCTGGCGCGCCGCTTCGACGACGTGAGGGCCGGCCGTGTCGTGCAATTGTTCAAGTCGCACCGCGAGGGCATTGCCGACGGCGATCAGCGCCGCGACTTCATCTATGTCGACGACGTCGTCCGCGTCGTCATGTGGCTGCTGGCGACGCCGTCGGTGTCCGGTCTCTTCAACGTCGGTACCGGCAAGGCGCGCAGCTTCAGGGATCTGATGCTCGCTGCCTATGCCGCGCTCGGCACCAGGCCCAACATCGAATATGTCAACATGCCCGAGCAGATCCGCAGCAGCTATCAATACTTCACCCAGAGCGAGGTCGATCGCCTGCACCGCGCCGGCTATAACGGCGGCTTCACGACGCTCGAGGATGCGGTGAAAGCCTATGTCGGCGATTATCTCGACCGGCCAGACCGCTTCCGCTGA
- the waaF gene encoding lipopolysaccharide heptosyltransferase II gives MNQDSQFDRDADRSDTRPILIIPYMWIGDFVRNHTVVRVLNERWPNRPVDLLTTSLCAPLVDYMPGVRDGIMWDLPRSQLAVGRQLGLAKLLRERNYGTALVLPRTWKAAIAPALAGIPERVGFVGEFRFGLLNRWRWGEKKLPRFIDKNAALAQPDGAPLPAEWPVPQLRVPAEDVVRWRQANGLSAGAAVALAPGSVGVSKRWTYYPEAARLLAERGLEVWVVGGPAEKGLAQEIVAAGGPGVRDLTGTDLRNGVLAMAAAGVAISNDSGLMHIAAALGTPTMGIFGPTSPYLWAPLNGLAATVVQDKSVLSCQPCQSTICKMNDHRCMRDIAASEVVAIAQRVLGV, from the coding sequence ATGAACCAAGATTCGCAATTTGATCGAGATGCAGATCGGAGCGACACACGCCCGATCCTGATCATCCCCTATATGTGGATCGGCGATTTCGTCCGGAATCACACCGTTGTCCGGGTCCTGAACGAACGCTGGCCCAACCGGCCGGTCGATCTCCTGACCACCTCCCTCTGCGCCCCCCTGGTCGATTACATGCCCGGCGTGCGCGATGGCATCATGTGGGACCTGCCGCGCAGCCAGCTCGCCGTAGGCCGCCAGCTCGGCCTGGCGAAGCTCCTGCGCGAGCGGAATTACGGGACAGCTCTGGTGCTGCCCCGGACCTGGAAGGCGGCCATCGCGCCCGCGCTGGCCGGGATTCCGGAAAGGGTCGGCTTCGTAGGCGAGTTCCGGTTCGGCCTACTCAACCGCTGGCGCTGGGGCGAGAAGAAGCTGCCCCGCTTCATCGACAAGAACGCCGCCCTGGCCCAACCCGATGGCGCCCCCCTGCCCGCGGAATGGCCGGTGCCGCAATTGCGGGTCCCGGCCGAGGACGTCGTCCGCTGGCGGCAGGCAAATGGCCTCAGCGCCGGGGCGGCGGTCGCGCTGGCCCCCGGCTCAGTCGGCGTCTCAAAGCGCTGGACCTATTATCCGGAGGCTGCCCGCTTGCTGGCCGAGCGCGGGCTGGAGGTCTGGGTGGTTGGCGGCCCCGCCGAAAAGGGCCTCGCCCAGGAGATCGTCGCCGCCGGCGGTCCGGGCGTGCGGGACCTCACCGGCACCGATCTGCGCAACGGCGTCCTTGCCATGGCCGCGGCCGGCGTCGCCATCTCCAATGATTCCGGCCTGATGCATATCGCAGCCGCGCTCGGCACACCCACCATGGGCATCTTCGGCCCGACCAGCCCCTATCTCTGGGCCCCCCTCAACGGCCTCGCCGCGACCGTGGTCCAGGACAAGAGCGTGCTCTCATGCCAGCCCTGCCAGAGCACGATCTGCAAGATGAACGACCACCGCTGCATGCGGGATATCGCGGCTTCCGAGGTCGTGGCGATCGCGCAGCGGGTGCTCGGAGTGTGA
- a CDS encoding IS1380-like element ISBdi2 family transposase → MTDDTIPPFSFPAIHAKKVTAAFDGGRLTSNGGVMLLAMAERRLGLADNLARVFPDRRDPTRVVHSLVDMFRARMFAICCGYEDADDLDHLRSDPAFKLACGRLPDTGRDLCSQPTLSRLENAPRLRDVIRLTYILVDAWMDSYPREPASVTLDIDDTCDVVHGHQQLSLFNAHYDERCFLPIHVYDTEKSRPVAVVLRPGKTPGGVEVRAHLRRLVRHIRTRWHNTQITFRGDGHYARPEAMAWCETNGIDYIFGLSGTKPLARKVDEVADDIRTRRAIENLPVLRGYTETRHKAKSWDRERRTVARIEATMLGLDIRFVVTSLDVGSAEWIYDSLYCARGQAENLIKLHKTQLASDRTSCRSALANQVRLVLHTAAYWLMLTVRDAIPKARELAAAEFATLRLRLLKIAARVVETTSRIRLAFAAACPEADLICGLPGALLPLGP, encoded by the coding sequence ATGACCGACGATACGATTCCGCCCTTCTCGTTTCCAGCCATTCACGCCAAGAAAGTCACAGCTGCCTTCGATGGTGGACGCCTAACCTCGAATGGGGGCGTGATGCTTCTGGCGATGGCCGAGCGGCGTCTCGGTTTGGCCGACAATCTGGCCCGGGTGTTCCCGGATCGGCGCGATCCGACGCGGGTCGTGCACAGCCTGGTCGATATGTTCCGCGCGCGCATGTTCGCGATCTGCTGCGGCTACGAGGACGCCGACGACCTCGATCATCTGCGGTCCGATCCCGCATTCAAGCTGGCCTGCGGTCGCCTACCGGACACGGGCCGGGATTTGTGTTCCCAACCGACGCTGTCACGCCTGGAGAATGCGCCGCGCCTGCGCGACGTGATCCGGCTGACCTACATTTTGGTCGACGCATGGATGGATAGCTACCCGCGCGAGCCGGCATCCGTCACGCTCGACATCGATGATACCTGCGACGTCGTCCACGGCCATCAGCAGCTCTCGCTGTTCAACGCTCATTATGATGAACGCTGCTTTCTGCCGATCCACGTCTACGACACGGAGAAGAGCCGGCCCGTGGCGGTCGTGCTGCGGCCCGGCAAGACGCCGGGCGGCGTCGAGGTGCGTGCCCATCTGCGCCGCCTGGTACGGCATATCCGCACGCGATGGCACAACACGCAAATTACGTTCCGTGGCGACGGGCACTATGCCCGGCCGGAGGCCATGGCGTGGTGCGAGACCAACGGCATCGACTACATCTTCGGTCTGTCCGGCACCAAGCCTCTCGCCAGAAAAGTCGACGAGGTCGCCGACGACATCCGCACCCGACGCGCCATCGAGAACCTGCCGGTTCTGCGTGGCTATACCGAGACCCGCCACAAGGCAAAGTCCTGGGATCGCGAACGGCGCACTGTCGCCCGTATTGAGGCGACGATGCTCGGCCTCGACATCCGTTTCGTCGTCACCAGCCTCGATGTCGGCTCGGCCGAGTGGATCTACGACAGCCTGTATTGCGCGCGCGGCCAAGCCGAGAATCTGATCAAGCTGCATAAGACGCAGCTCGCCTCCGATCGCACCAGCTGCCGTTCGGCGCTCGCCAACCAGGTCCGTCTCGTGCTCCATACGGCCGCTTATTGGCTGATGCTGACCGTGCGCGACGCCATTCCCAAAGCCCGGGAATTGGCCGCTGCCGAGTTCGCGACGCTGCGTCTTCGGCTCTTGAAAATCGCCGCCCGTGTCGTCGAGACCACGAGCCGCATTCGCCTTGCGTTTGCCGCGGCATGTCCCGAAGCCGACCTGATCTGCGGCTTGCCCGGCGCGCTGCTGCCGCTCGGTCCTTGA
- a CDS encoding glycosyltransferase family 4 protein, with amino-acid sequence MANSPGDLEVIVPNLHRRYSGVTATNRMVAPRLAKLYRAAWFGSDAPEGISRLSAADFLKLWGRKTPLIWHARRNNEMIAGVLLRALGWPLKLVFTSAAQRHHSWITRWLIRRMDAIIATSDISASFLKVKATVIPHGVDTDVYAPPNDRAAAFAEAALPGRYAIGCFGRVRAQKGTDVFVDAMCRLLPRYPDFTAIIVGQVKPEQTPFANDLKKRIEAAGLQSRIVITGELPIEAVQRWYQRLTIYAFTSRNEGFGLTLIEAMAAGSALVAARAGAAALVVEDGSTGVLIPTGDADALAAALEPLMRDPDAALAMGARGRARVLAKFSLDAEAARIGDVYRPLL; translated from the coding sequence GTGGCGAATTCCCCCGGCGATCTGGAAGTGATCGTGCCAAATCTGCACAGGCGCTATTCCGGGGTCACCGCGACCAACCGGATGGTGGCGCCACGGCTGGCAAAGCTCTATCGCGCGGCGTGGTTCGGCTCGGATGCGCCGGAGGGGATTTCGCGACTAAGCGCTGCCGATTTCCTCAAACTATGGGGCCGCAAGACGCCATTGATCTGGCATGCGCGGCGCAACAACGAGATGATCGCGGGCGTGCTCCTGCGCGCGCTCGGCTGGCCATTGAAACTCGTGTTCACGTCGGCCGCGCAGCGGCATCACAGCTGGATCACGCGCTGGCTGATCCGGCGCATGGACGCGATCATCGCGACATCAGACATCTCGGCCTCGTTCCTGAAGGTGAAGGCGACGGTGATCCCACACGGCGTCGACACCGACGTTTATGCGCCGCCGAACGATCGCGCCGCGGCCTTTGCGGAAGCCGCGCTGCCGGGCCGCTACGCGATCGGCTGTTTCGGCCGGGTGCGCGCGCAGAAGGGCACCGATGTGTTCGTCGATGCGATGTGTCGCCTTCTGCCGCGCTATCCGGATTTCACTGCAATCATCGTCGGCCAAGTCAAGCCGGAGCAGACTCCCTTTGCGAACGATCTGAAGAAGCGGATCGAGGCCGCCGGCCTGCAGTCGCGCATCGTCATCACCGGTGAACTGCCGATCGAAGCGGTGCAGCGCTGGTATCAGCGGCTGACGATCTACGCCTTCACCTCGCGCAACGAAGGTTTTGGTTTGACGCTGATCGAGGCGATGGCGGCCGGCAGCGCGCTCGTCGCCGCGCGCGCCGGTGCGGCCGCGCTCGTGGTCGAGGACGGCTCGACAGGTGTGCTGATCCCGACTGGTGACGCTGATGCGTTGGCCGCCGCGCTCGAACCGCTGATGCGCGACCCGGACGCCGCGCTCGCCATGGGCGCGCGGGGGCGGGCACGGGTGCTGGCGAAGTTCAGCCTCGATGCCGAAGCGGCGCGGATCGGTGACGTTTATCGTCCGCTGCTCTGA